A single region of the Streptomyces sp. NBC_00425 genome encodes:
- a CDS encoding SUKH-4 family immunity protein, with product MVTFAQAQERAEEWVNGDVPAYQHREVRVREFELGFVVWAEDRAEGPRSDGGAQRLVIARDSGEATLWPSVPVGEVIRRYEEEYGRPEGPVDAVPAPAARVDLNQTSFLLSPPEWLQEAADRLGIPDRREAGSGSGDAGSASGAADGPAASSNSFGAGAGAGAGAGAGAGVGGDPSLPRTQGGVPGSRLPETQAGVPTGPAAGPAPAAAAAPAGATPWAGTDTNGDAGDDRSVPLPATVFAPPLSGSDDEEAGPQTAAPDAKTALMSGGSQLPPTAVAPVLGDQGASSASGVRGGQQASGSAPAGPSATPPPAGPTPPQAGSTPPPAGPAGSSYGYPQGAPGAPQPPAAPGAPARPLAPNAGDIADAATSKAAPPPRRNRGAGAPPPPPGMPGAPGARPVGTPVPPPAPSGPGAPGTPAGGYVPTQLISSLEPGAPGAPGGPGGPGGPGASGPAGAPGAPHAPGAPNPPGGTPPPGAVHHAATMFADPGQMGPGAAPHPPGVPGVPGAPGVPGAPQVPGAPGAPGGNGSAGGGQGAVHHAATMLAGPPAGGPGAPPPPQAHGPHGVHAAPGAPGFPGGGPGVPPGPPGMAPGVPQPPMPPGAMPPPGGPVPGQPPSYGYPQQQGLPTVGPGYQAVLRFRARDGSEQQLIRRSAPGTPHPEWQIFHELRAMNVPPDQVLELHTELESCELPGAYCARMIREQWPQARITSIAPYGTDHASRQQGMQQLLAHQGELHQVADGPARPGPVRAPLAPVQPVPPVPPEAIGQELAAVFGPAVFRFEQAAVSRQGVPPVVAHTLVVAGLPADMGPFFWAQAQPGRPVPTLAELAAERGVQPASDAGSYLVMGSDFGKAICVQYGTANIVAVPVEAGLGGAPVPPQFVNTGLPEFARCLALLGRMWRLRFGLNQEQAGRWTVDFQAQLASLDPAALGSPESWWSVLLEQMWDGLL from the coding sequence ATGGTGACGTTCGCGCAGGCGCAGGAGCGCGCCGAGGAGTGGGTCAACGGGGATGTGCCGGCGTATCAGCATCGTGAGGTGCGGGTGCGGGAGTTCGAGCTCGGGTTCGTGGTGTGGGCCGAGGACCGTGCGGAGGGGCCGCGTTCGGACGGGGGTGCGCAGCGGCTGGTGATCGCCCGGGACAGCGGGGAGGCCACGTTGTGGCCTTCGGTGCCGGTGGGTGAGGTGATTCGCCGGTACGAGGAGGAGTACGGCCGTCCGGAGGGGCCTGTGGACGCGGTGCCGGCGCCTGCGGCGCGGGTGGATCTGAATCAGACGTCGTTCCTGTTGTCGCCGCCGGAGTGGTTGCAGGAGGCGGCGGACAGGCTGGGGATTCCCGACCGGCGGGAGGCCGGGTCGGGGTCCGGGGACGCGGGGTCGGCGTCCGGGGCTGCCGACGGTCCCGCCGCGTCGTCGAACTCGTTCGGTGCGGGTGCGGGTGCGGGTGCGGGTGCGGGTGCGGGTGCGGGTGTGGGCGGTGATCCGTCGCTGCCTCGGACGCAGGGTGGTGTGCCGGGGAGCCGGCTGCCCGAGACGCAGGCCGGGGTGCCGACGGGTCCGGCCGCGGGTCCGGCTCCGGCGGCGGCCGCCGCTCCGGCCGGCGCGACGCCGTGGGCCGGGACGGACACCAACGGCGACGCCGGTGACGACCGTTCCGTACCGCTGCCCGCGACCGTGTTCGCGCCTCCGCTGAGCGGGTCCGACGACGAGGAGGCGGGGCCGCAGACGGCCGCGCCGGACGCCAAGACGGCGTTGATGTCCGGCGGCAGTCAGCTTCCGCCGACGGCGGTCGCTCCGGTGCTCGGCGATCAGGGTGCGTCGAGTGCGTCGGGCGTGCGGGGCGGGCAGCAGGCGTCCGGGAGCGCCCCGGCGGGGCCGTCCGCGACGCCTCCGCCTGCCGGTCCGACGCCTCCGCAGGCGGGGTCGACGCCTCCGCCTGCGGGTCCGGCCGGGTCGTCGTACGGCTATCCGCAGGGTGCTCCGGGTGCTCCGCAGCCGCCGGCCGCCCCGGGTGCTCCGGCGCGGCCGCTCGCGCCGAACGCCGGTGACATCGCCGACGCGGCGACCAGCAAGGCCGCGCCTCCGCCGCGGCGCAACCGCGGTGCGGGGGCGCCGCCGCCTCCGCCGGGGATGCCCGGAGCGCCGGGTGCGCGGCCGGTCGGCACGCCTGTGCCGCCGCCTGCGCCGTCCGGCCCGGGTGCGCCGGGCACTCCGGCGGGCGGCTATGTGCCGACGCAGCTGATCTCGTCCCTGGAACCGGGTGCGCCGGGTGCTCCGGGTGGCCCTGGTGGCCCTGGTGGCCCTGGGGCTTCCGGTCCTGCGGGCGCGCCCGGTGCGCCGCACGCGCCGGGCGCGCCGAACCCGCCCGGGGGGACGCCTCCTCCCGGCGCGGTGCATCACGCCGCGACGATGTTCGCCGACCCGGGTCAGATGGGTCCGGGGGCCGCTCCGCATCCGCCGGGTGTCCCCGGCGTCCCCGGCGCTCCGGGTGTCCCCGGCGCGCCGCAGGTTCCGGGTGCCCCCGGTGCTCCGGGCGGGAACGGCTCGGCGGGCGGGGGGCAGGGCGCCGTCCACCATGCCGCGACGATGCTGGCCGGTCCGCCGGCCGGCGGACCGGGCGCGCCCCCGCCGCCGCAGGCCCACGGGCCGCACGGGGTTCATGCGGCGCCCGGTGCTCCCGGTTTCCCGGGTGGCGGTCCCGGTGTGCCTCCGGGGCCTCCCGGGATGGCTCCGGGCGTGCCGCAGCCCCCGATGCCGCCGGGTGCGATGCCGCCGCCGGGCGGCCCGGTGCCGGGGCAGCCCCCGTCGTACGGGTATCCGCAGCAGCAGGGTCTGCCGACGGTCGGGCCGGGTTATCAGGCCGTGCTGCGCTTCCGGGCGCGGGACGGTTCGGAGCAGCAGCTGATCCGGCGTTCGGCGCCGGGCACCCCGCACCCGGAGTGGCAGATCTTCCACGAGCTGCGCGCGATGAACGTGCCGCCGGACCAGGTGCTGGAGCTGCACACGGAGTTGGAGTCGTGCGAGCTGCCGGGTGCGTACTGTGCCCGGATGATCCGGGAGCAGTGGCCGCAGGCGCGGATCACGAGCATCGCGCCGTACGGCACGGATCATGCGAGCCGGCAGCAGGGCATGCAGCAGTTGCTGGCGCATCAGGGCGAGCTGCACCAGGTGGCGGACGGTCCCGCGCGTCCGGGGCCGGTGCGTGCGCCGTTGGCGCCGGTGCAGCCGGTGCCGCCGGTGCCGCCGGAGGCCATCGGGCAGGAGCTGGCGGCGGTCTTCGGGCCGGCGGTGTTCCGGTTCGAGCAGGCGGCGGTGTCCCGGCAGGGTGTGCCGCCGGTGGTGGCGCACACCCTGGTGGTGGCGGGTCTGCCGGCGGACATGGGGCCGTTCTTCTGGGCGCAGGCCCAGCCGGGGCGGCCGGTGCCGACGCTGGCGGAGCTGGCGGCGGAGCGGGGTGTGCAGCCGGCTTCGGACGCGGGTTCGTATCTCGTGATGGGCAGTGACTTCGGCAAGGCGATCTGTGTGCAGTACGGGACGGCGAACATCGTCGCCGTGCCGGTGGAGGCGGGCCTGGGCGGTGCTCCGGTGCCGCCGCAGTTCGTGAACACGGGGCTGCCGGAGTTCGCGCGCTGTCTGGCGCTGCTGGGACGGATGTGGCG